The genomic DNA TCCGCCGCCTGTTCACGTGTTTGAATCTTGGCGGCGTACTCTTGCTCACGCATCTCGATCGTCCGGTTCTTAAGCCGCTCAAGCTTTTTCAACAGCACCCTCCCCGACTCGGTGAAGTAGTACACTTTGCGCGGATACATGTCGCCCAAATCAGTCTTACAGGCCGATAGTCCTTCGGCACTGAGATACTCCAAGACCCATTCGGTATTTCTGGCGCCCACATCGATGTTGCCGTCATAAATTTTTCCGGCCCCGAACAGTTTGACCTCTAAGCGGCTCTTGACTCCTCCTCGCTTGAGAATACCGTTGATCAATGACTCCATGGCATAGGAACCATATCGAGTGGACTCCCCCCATGAATCGCGGGCGCCTTCTTTCGGTTTCGGCAGCATAAAATGATTCATCCCGCCCACGCCGGCGATCGGATCACGGACACAGGCGGAGATGCATGAACCGAGCACGGTGTACACGATCATAGGATCGGCACTCACAAAAAACTCACCTGGGAGGATGGACGCGATTTCATGGGGAAACCGGTTGTCCCGCATGCGCCGAATATGAGTGAATTGATCCGGATCCATCTGCGGCACTTCGTCAACACTCCTTCTGGTAGATCGTCGGAGCCAACGATTTGAACGCGTGATTCACCCACTGAAGACTCTCGGAATGCCCGATGAAGAGATAGCCGCCCGGCTTCAGATAACGGTGGAATTTATTGACCAGTGTTTCCTGAGTCGGCCTATCGAAGTAGATCATGACATTCCGGCAGAAAATTAGGTCCAGAGGATTCTTGATGGGAAACTGACTGTCCATCAAGTTGAGCCGACGAAACTGAATCACCGCGGCAAGATGCGGCTTCACCTTGAAGAGGCCCGCGCTGGCCCCTCGTCCGCGTAAGAAATGCCGCCTCAGTACCTCCGGCGGCACACCACGGAAGCGGTCTTCATCGTATGTACCGGCTGCTGCTTTGGCCAGTACCCGGGTTGACAGATCCGAAGCGAGTATCTTGAAATCCCACTGGTCCGGATTGTGCGCATGCTCGAAGAGTGTTATGGCAATCGTATAGGGCTCCTCACCGGTTGAGCAGGCGGACGACCAGATTCGGATACGCTTTTCTTCCACCAATTCGGGAAGAATCCTGTCACGGAGGAAATCGAAATGTTTTGGCTCGCGGAAGAAATCAGTCTTATTGGTCGAGATCAGATCCAGCAGACGGGTGAATTCTTCCCCCTTCGGATCGCTCAGGACGAGATCGTAGTACTCTGAAAATGTCGACATCTGGAGGTCGCGCAGTCGCGTGGACAGGCGGGACTTCACCAACGATTGCTTTTGGTCTCCAAGCGAAATTCCGCTCTTGTCGTAGATCAGCCTACGAAACCGTTGATACTCCTCTGTCGAGATGGCGTATTCCATAGTGGTCAAAACCTGCGGCGAACAAGGCGCGCCGTCGGCTGACGCGACGCACCCATGCATAGGACTCTATCGGTCTGTCGAGAGCGAATCTTAAACAAAGATGACGGAAACAGGCTGACGGAGCACGTCGGAGAGTGCCATGCAGCGATCGGCTTTGCACAAACCTTCTGCTGCTCAGGTTGGGGCGCAGACAGAACGACGTGATGTCACGAGGGGGAAAACCTCCTATCACAATCAGTTTCGACTGAGCGATCCGCCGTTAAAACTCTTCGAACTCCTCCGACCCATTGGAGGTATTCCCTCCGGCAACGACCATGGCTTTCTTTGGCGCATTCGTGTGAGGCGCTCGCGACTTTTCCGGTTTCCGCTCCCGAAAGTTGTACGCTCGGTCGATTGAGCGCGCCGTATTTTCCCTCACACTGGCGATTGCCACGTTCTCCGCTTTCTCTGCTTCAGACATCCTCTGGATCTTGAACAACGCCATTCGGCGCAGGAGTTCCGCCGCTTGGCTCCTCATCGACTGACTGGCGCTCGTGGTCTCCTCCACCAAGGCCGCATTCTGCTGTGTCGTCTCGTCCATCGCCATGATTGCCTTGTTCACCTGATCGATCCCGCTCGCCTGCTCCTGAGACGCCGCCGTGATCTCCGCGATAATGTCACCCACCCGCTTTACTGCACTCACGATTTCTTCCAGCGTCTTCCCCGACTGATTAACCAGCTCGCTGCCGTCGTTCACCCGTTGAATCGACTCGTTAATCAGTCCTTTAATCTCTTTCGCCGCCGTCGCCGAGCGCTGCGCCAGGTTCCGCACCTCCGCCGCCACCACGGCAAACCCGCGCCCATGTTCTCCCGCCCTCGCCGCTTCCACCGCCGCGTTCAGTGCCAACAGGTTTGTTTGGAACGCAATTTCGTCGATCACCGTGATGATGTCGGCAATCTTCTTGCTGCTCTTGTTGATCTCCCCCATCGCATCCACGGCCCGCTTCGTAACCGCCCCGCCCTTATCCGCCGTGTCCCGCGCGGCCACCGCCAGTTGATTGGCCTGCTTGGCATTGTCCGCGTTCTGCTTGACCGTACTCGTCATCTCTTCCATTGAAGCACTAGTCTCTTCCAGTGCCGAAGCCTGTTCGCTGGTCCGTTGCGACAGGTCTTCGTTACCCTTCGTGATCTCCTCTGCCCCGGTCGCCACCGCCTCTACCGACTCACGCACGGCGGCGATCGTCGTGGCGAGGTTCGTCAGCGCGCCGTTCAAGCTGCTCTTCATCTGCTCGAATTCGCCCTGATAAACCCCCGTCAGCGTCTTGGTGAGATCATTGCCCGCCAGTGCGGCGAGCACGGCTTGGGCTTCGCTCAAGGGCGTGGCGACGGCATCAAGGAGCTGGTTGAAACTCTGCGTGAGCGCCTTGGCCGTACCCTCGAACCGATCGGTCTTGATGCGTTCCGACAGCTGGCCGGCTGCCGCAGCGACAATCAGCTTTTCCACTTCGACCTGCGCCTGCTTCTGTCCCGTAATGTCATCGGCCAATTGCAGCACTTTGAACGGCCGCCCTATCTCGTCCATGACCGGGTTATAACTCGCCTGAATCCAAACCTCCTTGCCGCTCTTCGTGATGCATTTGTATTGGCCCGCCTCTCGCTCGCCTCGCCCAAGCTTCTCCCAGAAGGTGCGATACTCGGGCGATCCACTATACGACGATTCGACAAACTGACCGTGGTGCTTGCCCTTGATTTCATCCAGGCTGTAACCCATCGTCTGCAAGAACACATTGTTGGCCGTGAGGACGTTCCCTTTGAGATCGAATTCAACGGTGGCGTAGGACGCATCGATCGCATCGACGATGCCCTTCATATTCTGACGCGCGAGCTCGTACTGCGTGATGTCGTAGCGCACACCCAAGTACTTCCGGGGTTTGCCGTTCGGACCCATGATCGGCTTGATCACCGCATCGACATAATAGGGTGTACCGTCTTTTGCGCGGTTCTTGATGACGCCCCGAAAGATCTCTCCCCGGCCGATCGTTTTCCACATGGTCTTGAAGGTCTCCTTCGGCATGTCAGGATGGCGCGTGATGCTGTGCGGACTACCGATCAATTCTTTTTCCGAGTACTTGGAGATTTCACGATATTTCTCGTTGGCGGTGAGGACATCACCCTTGAGGTCGGCTTCCGAGACGATGCTCGTGGTGTTCATGATGTCGATGCGCGCCTGCATCTCCTCCATCATCTCCTGTTGTTTGCCCGCAGCCTGGGCCAACGCCTCGGCCATTTGATTGAACGCCTGCGCCAACTCTCCGATTTCGTCCTGTGTCGTGACCGTCGAGCGGTGGGTCAATTGGCCGCCTTGGAGCTTATGTGCCGCGTCAAGCACATTCAGTAAGTTTTTGCTGATCAGCTTGGAGACGAACCATACGGTGAACGCGCCGATGAGGATCGCGCTGACGTTCAGTATACTCATGCCCCAATTCAGGCTCGTGCTGAGATCATGGCCGGATCGATAACTTTCCTCGGCCTGCCTTTTGTTTTCATCGACCAACCAGTCGACTGCTTCATAAAGCACACCGATTTTCTCGGTCAACTCGGTCCTCTGAACCTCCGCTGCTGCGTCCTTGCTGTAATTCTTGCTGAGTTGCAATAATTTCTTACGGGCTTCCATATACGCAGGGACTCCGGCTCTGAATTTTTCAAACATCTTTTTTTCCGGTTCCGTGACGATGAGAGGGACATACTTCTCCAAGAGGTCCTCTATTTCTTTGTCGAGTTCCGCGATGCTCTTTTCCCGTGCAGCCATCGTGGCCGAGTCATTCGCCAAAAGGTGCCACACGACGAAGTTGCTCCTACGCAGCATCTTCGCGCGCAGATCACTCATGACCGTGACTCCGGTCAAGTTCGTCTTA from Nitrospira sp. includes the following:
- a CDS encoding Chemotaxis protein CheD, producing MPQMDPDQFTHIRRMRDNRFPHEIASILPGEFFVSADPMIVYTVLGSCISACVRDPIAGVGGMNHFMLPKPKEGARDSWGESTRYGSYAMESLINGILKRGGVKSRLEVKLFGAGKIYDGNIDVGARNTEWVLEYLSAEGLSACKTDLGDMYPRKVYYFTESGRVLLKKLERLKNRTIEMREQEYAAKIQTREQAAEEEVTLF
- a CDS encoding Chemotaxis protein methyltransferase CheR; translated protein: MHGCVASADGAPCSPQVLTTMEYAISTEEYQRFRRLIYDKSGISLGDQKQSLVKSRLSTRLRDLQMSTFSEYYDLVLSDPKGEEFTRLLDLISTNKTDFFREPKHFDFLRDRILPELVEEKRIRIWSSACSTGEEPYTIAITLFEHAHNPDQWDFKILASDLSTRVLAKAAAGTYDEDRFRGVPPEVLRRHFLRGRGASAGLFKVKPHLAAVIQFRRLNLMDSQFPIKNPLDLIFCRNVMIYFDRPTQETLVNKFHRYLKPGGYLFIGHSESLQWVNHAFKSLAPTIYQKEC
- a CDS encoding Methyl-accepting chemotaxis protein I (serine chemoreceptor protein); this encodes MIKKFSNLKIRSKLLCGFGVIGLLLVLIGGLSIVGMNRLNGNAEFIYKTNLTGVTVMSDLRAKMLRRSNFVVWHLLANDSATMAAREKSIAELDKEIEDLLEKYVPLIVTEPEKKMFEKFRAGVPAYMEARKKLLQLSKNYSKDAAAEVQRTELTEKIGVLYEAVDWLVDENKRQAEESYRSGHDLSTSLNWGMSILNVSAILIGAFTVWFVSKLISKNLLNVLDAAHKLQGGQLTHRSTVTTQDEIGELAQAFNQMAEALAQAAGKQQEMMEEMQARIDIMNTTSIVSEADLKGDVLTANEKYREISKYSEKELIGSPHSITRHPDMPKETFKTMWKTIGRGEIFRGVIKNRAKDGTPYYVDAVIKPIMGPNGKPRKYLGVRYDITQYELARQNMKGIVDAIDASYATVEFDLKGNVLTANNVFLQTMGYSLDEIKGKHHGQFVESSYSGSPEYRTFWEKLGRGEREAGQYKCITKSGKEVWIQASYNPVMDEIGRPFKVLQLADDITGQKQAQVEVEKLIVAAAAGQLSERIKTDRFEGTAKALTQSFNQLLDAVATPLSEAQAVLAALAGNDLTKTLTGVYQGEFEQMKSSLNGALTNLATTIAAVRESVEAVATGAEEITKGNEDLSQRTSEQASALEETSASMEEMTSTVKQNADNAKQANQLAVAARDTADKGGAVTKRAVDAMGEINKSSKKIADIITVIDEIAFQTNLLALNAAVEAARAGEHGRGFAVVAAEVRNLAQRSATAAKEIKGLINESIQRVNDGSELVNQSGKTLEEIVSAVKRVGDIIAEITAASQEQASGIDQVNKAIMAMDETTQQNAALVEETTSASQSMRSQAAELLRRMALFKIQRMSEAEKAENVAIASVRENTARSIDRAYNFRERKPEKSRAPHTNAPKKAMVVAGGNTSNGSEEFEEF